The following are encoded together in the Pseudomonas xantholysinigenes genome:
- the pvdQ gene encoding bifunctional acylase PvdQ translates to MTSLSRPLYHLGLVAVLAGASLAAQARETTGDASAQIRRTSFGVPHILAKDERGLGYGIGYAYAQDNLCLLADEVLTVNGERSRFFGGQGKTVDQRDNLSSDVFFTWLNTPAAVDGFLQAQPVAVRALLEGYASGYNRALVERRAQGLPAECGSGEWLRPISSRDLAKLTRRLLAEGGVGQFAEALAGATPPQLAAQQPVQDYRGALARQARFAAERGSNAVAVGAERSASGRGLLLANPHFPWIGGLRFYQMQLTIPGQLDVMGAALPGLPVINIGFNQHLAWTHTVDTSKHFTLYRLQLDAKDPTRYLLDGQSLPMQRQAVTVTVKGEDGTLGQVERTVYLSKFGPVVQWPGRLDWDRQAAYSLRDANLDNTRVLQQWYQINRAHSVQALQASVTQLQGIPWVNTLATDDTGQALYLNQSVVPYVDQALLEQCGNPKAPGGLVVLDGSRSACQWKVDAQAAQPGIFPARLLPSLARRDFVQHANDSAWMANPAQPLTGFSPVVSQADQPLGMRSRFALQRLQGRDKLAASDLQYMVFDDEVYLASLLMPDLLQWCKGAAADVKGVCDSLQAWNGKADLDSGIGLIHFGNILEALAAHPESWRVPFDPADPLHTPRGLAVEQAAVGQLLREAALASQQAVGASGVAADQRWGQIQQAADGTPVPGGPQELGVYNAMVSVPVGAGKRLVVSGSSYLQLVTFTAQGPQAQGLLAFSLSSEAASAHAGDQTRAFSAKRLAPIPFTETQIKADPQYRHYVISERDTGPVVSTQ, encoded by the coding sequence GTGACTTCCCTCTCACGCCCCCTGTACCACCTTGGTCTTGTCGCTGTGCTGGCAGGCGCCAGCCTGGCCGCCCAGGCCCGTGAAACGACGGGTGACGCGTCCGCGCAGATCCGCCGTACCAGCTTCGGCGTGCCGCATATCCTGGCCAAGGATGAGCGCGGCCTGGGCTATGGCATTGGCTATGCCTATGCCCAGGACAACCTGTGTCTGCTGGCCGACGAGGTGCTGACCGTCAACGGCGAGCGTTCGCGTTTCTTCGGCGGGCAAGGCAAGACCGTCGATCAGCGTGACAACCTGTCCAGTGATGTATTTTTCACCTGGCTCAACACGCCTGCCGCAGTCGATGGCTTCCTGCAGGCGCAGCCCGTCGCGGTGCGGGCTTTGTTGGAGGGCTACGCCAGTGGTTACAACCGGGCCTTGGTGGAGCGGCGGGCGCAGGGCCTGCCGGCCGAGTGCGGTAGCGGTGAGTGGCTGCGACCGATCAGCAGCCGTGACCTGGCCAAGCTGACCCGGCGCTTGCTGGCCGAAGGTGGGGTAGGGCAGTTCGCCGAGGCGCTGGCGGGCGCCACGCCGCCGCAATTGGCCGCGCAACAGCCGGTACAGGATTATCGTGGTGCCCTGGCACGCCAGGCGCGCTTTGCCGCCGAGCGTGGCAGCAACGCGGTGGCCGTGGGTGCGGAGCGTTCGGCCAGCGGTCGTGGCCTGTTATTGGCCAATCCGCATTTCCCCTGGATCGGCGGCCTGCGCTTTTATCAGATGCAACTGACCATTCCGGGGCAACTGGATGTGATGGGCGCCGCCTTGCCCGGGTTGCCGGTGATCAATATCGGCTTCAACCAGCACCTGGCCTGGACTCACACCGTCGACACCTCGAAGCATTTCACGCTGTATCGACTCCAGCTGGATGCCAAGGACCCGACCCGCTATCTGCTTGATGGCCAGTCACTGCCCATGCAGCGCCAGGCCGTGACCGTCACGGTGAAGGGTGAAGATGGCACGCTCGGCCAGGTCGAGCGCACGGTCTACCTGTCGAAATTCGGCCCGGTGGTGCAGTGGCCGGGGCGTCTGGATTGGGATCGCCAGGCGGCCTACAGCTTGCGCGATGCCAACCTGGACAACACCCGGGTGCTGCAGCAGTGGTACCAGATCAACCGCGCGCACAGTGTTCAGGCGTTGCAGGCGTCGGTCACGCAGTTGCAGGGCATTCCCTGGGTCAACACCCTGGCGACGGATGATACCGGCCAGGCCCTGTATCTGAACCAGTCGGTGGTCCCTTACGTCGACCAGGCCCTGCTCGAACAGTGCGGCAACCCAAAGGCCCCGGGCGGGCTGGTGGTGCTTGACGGTTCACGTAGTGCCTGCCAGTGGAAGGTCGATGCGCAAGCGGCCCAGCCAGGCATCTTCCCGGCCCGTCTGTTGCCAAGCCTGGCGCGGCGCGACTTCGTGCAGCACGCCAACGACTCGGCCTGGATGGCCAATCCGGCGCAACCGCTGACAGGGTTCTCGCCCGTGGTCAGCCAGGCCGACCAGCCACTGGGCATGCGCAGCCGTTTTGCCCTGCAGCGCTTGCAGGGGCGCGACAAGCTGGCCGCCAGTGACTTGCAGTACATGGTCTTCGATGACGAGGTGTACCTGGCCAGCCTGCTGATGCCCGACCTGCTGCAGTGGTGCAAAGGCGCCGCGGCTGACGTCAAGGGCGTTTGTGACAGCTTGCAGGCCTGGAACGGCAAGGCTGACCTGGACAGCGGCATCGGCCTGATCCACTTCGGCAATATCCTCGAAGCGCTCGCGGCTCACCCTGAAAGCTGGCGGGTGCCCTTCGACCCTGCCGATCCGCTGCACACCCCGCGAGGCTTGGCGGTTGAGCAGGCCGCGGTCGGCCAGTTGCTGCGCGAGGCGGCGTTGGCGTCGCAGCAGGCGGTCGGCGCGTCCGGCGTGGCGGCGGACCAGCGGTGGGGGCAGATCCAGCAGGCCGCCGATGGCACGCCGGTGCCTGGCGGCCCGCAGGAGCTGGGGGTGTACAACGCCATGGTCAGCGTGCCGGTCGGCGCGGGCAAGCGCCTGGTGGTCAGTGGTTCCAGTTACCTGCAACTGGTCACTTTCACCGCGCAAGGGCCACAAGCCCAGGGCCTGCTGGCGTTCTCGCTGTCGAGCGAGGCGGCGTCGGCGCATGCTGGGGACCAGACGCGGGCCTTCTCGGCCAAGCGCCTGGCACCGATTCCATTCACCGAAACGCAGATCAAGGCTGATCCTCAGTATCGACACTATGTGATCAGCGAGCGGGATACCGGGCCGGTGGTCAGCACCCAGTAA
- a CDS encoding aldo/keto reductase gives MLYRPLGHCGLQVSALTLGSMMFGEQTCTEDALRIIDKAWDQGINFIDTADVYNGGRSEEIVGEAVARNRQDWIVASKAGYGPVDGLPNRSGLSRKHLFNALEASLTRLGSDYLDIYYLHREDHAVPLEETVRAIGDLLAQGKIRYWGVSNFRGWRIAEICNLAQQLGVAKPVVSQPLYNIVNRQAEPEQLTAAAYHGLGVVPFSPLARGVLSGKYAPGSTPDEGSRAGRQDKRIMEVEWRQESLAIAQKIHAYTEAKGVGIVEFAIAWVLNNRLVSSAIVGPRTEAQWDTYAGALQVKVTAEDEAFIDSLVTPGHASTPGFNDVAHFVSGRLPR, from the coding sequence ATGCTCTACCGCCCCCTTGGCCACTGCGGCCTGCAAGTCTCGGCCCTGACCCTGGGCAGCATGATGTTCGGTGAGCAGACCTGCACCGAAGACGCGCTGCGTATCATCGACAAGGCCTGGGACCAGGGCATCAACTTCATCGACACCGCCGATGTGTACAACGGCGGGCGCTCCGAGGAGATCGTCGGCGAGGCGGTGGCGCGCAACCGCCAGGACTGGATCGTCGCCTCCAAGGCCGGCTATGGCCCGGTCGACGGTTTGCCGAACCGCAGCGGCTTGTCCCGCAAGCACCTGTTCAATGCCCTGGAAGCCAGCCTCACGCGCCTGGGCAGCGATTACCTGGATATCTACTACCTGCACCGTGAAGACCATGCGGTGCCGCTGGAAGAGACCGTGCGGGCCATCGGCGACCTGCTGGCCCAGGGCAAGATCCGCTACTGGGGCGTCAGCAACTTCCGCGGCTGGCGCATCGCCGAAATCTGCAACCTGGCCCAGCAGCTCGGCGTCGCCAAACCGGTGGTCAGCCAGCCGCTGTACAACATCGTCAACCGTCAGGCCGAGCCCGAGCAACTGACCGCCGCCGCCTACCATGGATTGGGCGTGGTGCCCTTCAGCCCATTGGCCCGCGGCGTGCTCAGCGGCAAGTACGCGCCGGGCTCGACCCCGGACGAAGGCAGCCGCGCCGGACGCCAGGACAAGCGCATCATGGAAGTGGAATGGCGCCAGGAGTCGCTGGCCATCGCCCAGAAGATCCATGCCTATACCGAGGCCAAGGGCGTCGGCATCGTCGAGTTCGCCATTGCCTGGGTGCTGAACAACCGCCTGGTCAGCTCGGCGATCGTCGGGCCGCGTACCGAGGCGCAGTGGGACACCTATGCCGGTGCGCTGCAGGTGAAGGTGACGGCGGAGGATGAAGCGTTCATCGATTCGCTGGTGACGCCGGGGCATGCATCCACCCCTGGCTTCAACGATGTCGCGCACTTCGTCAGCGGGCGCCTGCCGCGCTGA